Proteins encoded together in one Anguilla anguilla isolate fAngAng1 chromosome 9, fAngAng1.pri, whole genome shotgun sequence window:
- the mdh2 gene encoding malate dehydrogenase, mitochondrial yields the protein MFSRVARPAFNITRSLSTSSQNNAKVAVLGAAGGIGQPLSLLLKNSPLVSQLSLYDIAHTPGVAADLSHIETRAHVTGHIGPDQLGDALKGTDIVVIPAGVPRKPGMTRDDLFNTNATIVAILADACARHCPEAMICVIANPVNSTIPITSEVLKKHGVYNPNRVFGVTTLDIVRANTFVAELKGLDPARVNVPVVGGHAGKTIIPLISQCTPKVEFPEDKLAALTGRIQEAGTEVVKAKAGAGSATLSMAYAGARFTFSLLDAMNGKEGVVECSFVRSEETECKYFSTPLLLGKNGIEKNLGLGKLSAFEEKLVADAIAELKGSIKKGEDFVQNMK from the exons ATGTTTTCCCGTGTTGCAAGACCTGCTTTTAACATCACCCGGAGCCTATCCACCTCCTCGCAG aacaatGCCAAAGTGGCGGTGCTGGGTGCGGCCGGGGGCATCGGCCAGCCCCTGTCCCTGCTGCTGAAGAACAGCCCGCTGGTCAGCCAGCTCTCCCTCTACGACATCGCTCACACTCCAGGAGTGGCCGCCGACCTCAGCCACATCGAGACCCGGGCCCACGTCACGG GTCACATCGGCCCAGACCAGCTGGGCGACGCCCTTAAAGGCACCGATATTGTCGTCATCCCTGCCGGTGTTCCCAGGAAACCAG GCATGACCCGTGATGACCTCTTCAACACCAACGCCACCATCGTGGCCATCCTGGCCGACGCCTGTGCCCGCCACTGCCCAGAGGCCATGATCTGTGTGATCGCCAATCCA GTGAACTCCACAATCCCCATCACATCAGAGGTCTTGAAGAAGCATGGTGTTTACAACCCCAACAGAGTGTTTGGAGTCACAACATTGGACATTGTCCGTGCAAACACCTTCGTTGCTGAGCTGAAG GGTCTGGATCCTGCACGGGTAAATGTGCCAGTGGTTGGAGGTCATGCTGGAAAGACCATCATCCCTCTCATTTCACAG TGCACGCCCAAAGTGGAGTTCCCGGAGGACAAGCTCGCTGCCCTGACAGGACGCATCCAGGAGGCCGGCACTGAGGTGGTGAAGGCCAAGGCAGGGGCAG GTTCCGCCACGCTGTCCATGGCCTACGCGGGGGCCCGGTTCACCTTCTCCCTGCTGGATGCCATGAACGGCAAGGAGGGCGTGGTGGAGTGCTCCTTCGTTCGGTCCGAGGAGACCGAGTGCAAATAtttctccacccctctcctccttgGG AAAAACGGCATTGAGAAGAATCTGGGTCTTGGCAAGCTTTCGGCCTTCGAGGAGAAGCTTGTGGCCGACGCCATTGCCGAACTGAAGGGCTCCATCAAGAAAGGGGAGGACTTTGTACAGAACATGAAATGA